Genomic segment of Calditrichota bacterium:
CCCCTACCTGCCTGGCCTTTGCCGAGGATTTTGTCCGTGGGGAAGTGGAGTTGACCGACTGCATTTTCCTGAGCCAACCGGAAGTGCGACTGCCCAGCTGAGGAGGGAATGTGCAGACAGAGGATGACATCTTTGCCGGGTGCGCAGGTGAGGAAGGCGAGCTGATCCCGATCTTGCAGCGCATGCAGCAGAGGGACGGCTACATTTCCGAGGAGAGCGTGCGCAAAATCGCGCGTTTCCTGAAGGTGTCCGAGAACCAAGTTTACGGTGTAGCCTCTTTCTACTCCCAGTTCCGCTTTGTCCCTCCAGGTCGCCATTCGATTCGCGTGTGCTTAGGGACCGCCTGCCACGTGCGTGGGGGGCAGATCCTCTTGGAGGCGGTGCAGCGAGAAGTGGGCATTGCCCCGGGGCAGACCTCGGCGGACGGACGGTTCGACTTGCAGCGTGTGGCGTGCCTGGGGTGCTGTGCCTTGGCCCCGGTGGTGCAGGTGAACGACGACATCCACAGCCGGGTGACGGTGATCCGTCTCAAGGAGATACTGAGTGCCTACCAGTAGGTTCGAGGAACTACGCGAGAAGGCGGCACAGGCCTGGCGGGCCTTGCAGCAGAGCGAGGTGCCCGTCATCTACATCGGCATGGCCTCCTGTGGGAGGGCAGCCGGTGCAGGTGAGGTGTTGGCTGCAGTTCAGCAGACGCTGGCCGAGGAGAACTTCCGGGCCCGCATCGTGCAGACTGGTTGCATCGGGCCATGCTATCTGGAGCCGTTGTTGGACATCGCCCTTCCTGGGCAGCCGCGCGTCAGCTTTGCCAATGTGACGCCTGAGCAGGCGCGGCGTATCGTTAGCACGAGCCTGCGGCACGGAGAAGTGCCCCTGAACCATGCCGTGGGCCACTTTGGCAATGGCGAAAACCAGCTCCCCTCGTCTCTTCCCCGCTTCTTCGAGCTGCCCATGCTCAAGCCGCAGGTCAGAGTGGTCCTG
This window contains:
- the nuoE gene encoding NADH-quinone oxidoreductase subunit NuoE, with translation MQTEDDIFAGCAGEEGELIPILQRMQQRDGYISEESVRKIARFLKVSENQVYGVASFYSQFRFVPPGRHSIRVCLGTACHVRGGQILLEAVQREVGIAPGQTSADGRFDLQRVACLGCCALAPVVQVNDDIHSRVTVIRLKEILSAYQ